One genomic segment of Synergistaceae bacterium includes these proteins:
- the fabZ gene encoding 3-hydroxyacyl-ACP dehydratase FabZ has translation MLDILEIMKILKQRYPFLMVDRITEYDDMHITGYKNVTINEPFFQGHFPGDPTMPGVMILESMGQVASVMVGLKLGKEGLDKIAFLAGIDNARFRKPVKPGDILVTKAELLKVRSVSGKAKVTGYVNDEIVAEGEFLFMLGSTLTKKEA, from the coding sequence ATGCTTGATATACTGGAAATCATGAAAATTTTAAAGCAGCGTTATCCGTTCTTAATGGTAGACAGAATCACAGAATATGATGACATGCATATAACAGGCTATAAGAATGTTACTATTAATGAGCCGTTTTTCCAGGGACACTTTCCCGGAGATCCTACAATGCCGGGAGTCATGATTCTTGAGAGTATGGGACAAGTTGCTTCTGTAATGGTAGGACTCAAGCTCGGTAAAGAAGGACTCGACAAAATCGCATTTCTTGCCGGAATAGATAACGCTAGATTCAGAAAGCCCGTCAAGCCCGGTGATATTCTCGTAACTAAGGCAGAATTACTCAAAGTCCGCAGCGTCTCAGGTAAGGCAAAAGTTACAGGCTATGTAAATGACGAAATCGTAGCAGAGGGCGAATTCTTATTTATGCTGGGCAGTACTCTCACGAAAAAGGAGGCTTAA
- the pgm gene encoding phosphoglucomutase (alpha-D-glucose-1,6-bisphosphate-dependent) — MQEKKIVNIPSLISDYYTLAPNPDDKTQQVSFGTSGHRGSSALHSFNEAHIMAIAQAVYEHRTAEKIPGPLYIGADTHALSEPAMRTCVEVLAANGVEIILQENFAPTPTPVVSRAILEHNRTPGNKEADGMVITPSHNPPTDGGIKYDPPSGGPASPEITSKIQNRANELIKSGEYKSIKRIPFERAIKLENVHFMDYVIPYVKALAAVVDMEAIAKSGLHIGADPLGGSGIYYWKPIAEIYGIQNLEVVNPNLDPTFSFMPPDHDGKIRMDCSSPFAMANLIKLKDSYDIAFGNDTDYDRHGIVTPQGLMNPNAYLAVAVQHLFTSRTGWKPYAAVGKTVVSSSIIDRVTEGIGRKLCEVPVGFKWFVEGLLDGSMGFGGEESAGASFLCKDGSVWTTDKDGIIMDLLACEITAVTGKNPAQHYDEIKAKYGTSFYARIDTPATPEQKSALGKLSPDDIKADTLAGDKITAKFTKAPGNNASIGGLKVTTKNGWFAARPSGTENICKLYAESFVSPEHLKQIQQEAQAIIA; from the coding sequence ATGCAGGAAAAGAAAATAGTAAATATTCCCTCTTTAATCAGCGATTATTACACGCTCGCCCCGAATCCTGATGATAAGACTCAGCAGGTTTCATTCGGAACTTCAGGACATCGCGGGAGTTCAGCACTTCACAGCTTTAACGAGGCTCATATTATGGCAATTGCCCAGGCCGTTTACGAGCACAGGACAGCCGAGAAAATCCCCGGGCCGTTATACATCGGGGCAGACACTCACGCATTGAGCGAGCCGGCTATGAGAACATGCGTTGAAGTCTTAGCAGCAAACGGAGTAGAAATAATTTTGCAGGAAAATTTTGCACCGACTCCGACTCCTGTTGTATCACGCGCAATTCTCGAACATAACAGGACGCCCGGCAACAAAGAAGCTGACGGAATGGTAATAACTCCTTCACACAATCCGCCCACTGATGGAGGAATCAAATACGACCCGCCGAGCGGAGGCCCAGCAAGCCCGGAAATTACCAGCAAGATTCAAAACAGGGCGAATGAATTAATCAAGTCCGGCGAGTATAAATCAATCAAGAGAATTCCCTTTGAACGCGCTATTAAACTTGAAAATGTTCACTTTATGGATTATGTTATTCCGTATGTTAAGGCACTTGCTGCAGTTGTCGACATGGAAGCAATCGCAAAATCAGGACTCCATATCGGTGCGGATCCCTTAGGAGGTTCGGGGATTTATTACTGGAAGCCAATCGCGGAAATTTACGGGATCCAAAATCTTGAAGTCGTTAACCCGAATTTAGACCCGACATTTTCATTTATGCCCCCCGATCATGACGGCAAAATCAGAATGGACTGTTCATCACCGTTTGCTATGGCGAATCTAATCAAGTTAAAAGATTCATATGATATAGCGTTCGGAAATGATACGGACTATGACAGGCACGGAATAGTAACGCCTCAAGGACTCATGAATCCAAACGCATATTTGGCCGTAGCTGTTCAGCATTTATTCACGAGCCGCACAGGTTGGAAGCCTTATGCAGCAGTCGGCAAAACTGTAGTCTCAAGTTCAATAATTGACCGAGTAACAGAAGGAATCGGCCGCAAATTATGTGAAGTCCCAGTCGGCTTTAAATGGTTCGTTGAGGGCTTGCTTGACGGCTCAATGGGCTTTGGCGGAGAAGAGAGCGCGGGAGCTTCTTTCTTATGTAAGGACGGTTCAGTATGGACGACTGATAAGGACGGCATAATTATGGATTTACTTGCTTGCGAGATCACAGCAGTAACAGGCAAGAATCCCGCCCAGCATTATGACGAAATCAAAGCGAAATACGGCACAAGTTTTTACGCACGAATCGACACACCGGCGACTCCTGAGCAAAAATCAGCACTCGGCAAATTATCACCTGATGATATTAAGGCTGATACACTCGCGGGCGACAAAATTACGGCGAAATTCACGAAAGCACCCGGAAATAATGCATCAATCGGCGGCCTGAAAGTTACGACTAAAAACGGGTGGTTTGCTGCTCGACCTTCAGGAACTGAAAATATTTGCAAATTATACGCAGAAAGTTTTGTGAGCCCTGAACATCTCAAGCAAATTCAACAGGAAGCACAAGCAATTATCGCATAA
- a CDS encoding UDP-3-O-acyl-N-acetylglucosamine deacetylase, giving the protein MTLNGTILLKGVGLHSGQDCELVISPCDSPEIIMSNDIHELPLRKFKLSGTNRGSDYIFSDDSKIKTCEHVLSGLAGLGIWSGVKLTVRGGEMPALDGCSKLICDEIMTHSDRSRENNINALEISQPVIISSDDKTRFIAAFPCENLHITYSVEYKYIGAQIFDYDYSPENYFNEIASSRTFAYESDINFLRSHGMALGGSLDNAILISESGVKAAGGLRFTNEFVRHKILDLTGDLAAIGRPLKAHIIAVRAGHDLHLKLAQKLRGE; this is encoded by the coding sequence ATGACGCTTAACGGGACAATATTATTAAAGGGTGTCGGGCTTCACTCCGGCCAAGATTGCGAGTTAGTAATTTCGCCGTGTGACTCTCCTGAAATTATAATGAGTAATGACATTCACGAGCTGCCGCTAAGAAAATTTAAACTTTCAGGCACTAATCGGGGATCTGATTATATTTTCAGCGATGACTCGAAAATAAAAACTTGCGAGCATGTTTTATCAGGTTTAGCAGGTCTTGGAATCTGGTCAGGAGTGAAACTCACAGTAAGAGGCGGAGAAATGCCGGCGTTGGATGGCTGCTCAAAATTAATCTGTGATGAAATAATGACTCACTCTGATAGATCACGAGAAAATAATATTAATGCTCTTGAGATTTCACAGCCTGTTATTATTTCAAGCGATGACAAGACAAGATTTATAGCGGCCTTCCCCTGTGAGAATTTGCACATAACATATTCAGTTGAGTATAAATATATAGGCGCGCAAATTTTTGATTATGATTATTCGCCGGAAAATTATTTTAACGAGATTGCAAGTTCCCGGACATTCGCATATGAGTCAGATATAAATTTTTTGCGTTCTCATGGAATGGCGTTAGGCGGTTCTCTTGATAATGCAATATTAATATCTGAATCAGGAGTCAAAGCTGCCGGAGGTTTGAGATTTACTAATGAGTTCGTCCGGCACAAAATTTTAGATTTAACAGGGGATTTAGCAGCAATAGGCCGCCCCCTTAAAGCACATATAATCGCAGTGAGAGCAGGCCATGATTTACACCTGAAACTCGCGCAAAAGTTGAGAGGAGAATAA
- the lpxA gene encoding acyl-ACP--UDP-N-acetylglucosamine O-acyltransferase, with product MSVKIHPTSIVSSKAELDDGVIIGPFCLIDSHVKIGANTELRAYVSVHDYVSIGENCRIHEYTALGGEPQDHGFKGEISYLRIGNNNLIRENVTMNRATGEGNETVVGDDCFIMDGVHFAHNVHVGNHVTVANKVGLSGFVSVGSHTVFGGMAGVHQFVRIGDFCMIGGLYRVVKDIPHYTLASGDPLRLTGLNKVGLERAGFTSETRKEIYKFYRWLYRKDSRFTDSLNHAIKHKSEYIPEICHIIEFYEGTKRGVTFWGV from the coding sequence TTGAGCGTTAAAATACATCCCACGTCAATAGTATCTAGTAAAGCAGAATTAGATGACGGAGTAATTATCGGCCCGTTTTGTTTGATTGATTCACACGTTAAAATCGGCGCGAATACAGAATTAAGGGCATATGTCAGCGTTCATGATTATGTATCAATCGGCGAAAATTGCAGGATTCATGAATATACTGCGCTCGGCGGAGAACCTCAAGATCACGGCTTCAAAGGCGAAATTTCATACTTGAGAATCGGCAATAATAATTTAATCCGCGAAAATGTTACCATGAACCGCGCGACCGGTGAAGGAAATGAGACAGTTGTAGGCGATGATTGTTTTATCATGGACGGCGTTCACTTTGCGCATAATGTCCACGTCGGGAATCATGTTACAGTTGCTAATAAAGTCGGGCTTTCAGGTTTTGTCAGTGTCGGGAGTCATACAGTTTTCGGCGGCATGGCTGGAGTTCATCAATTTGTGAGAATCGGCGATTTTTGCATGATAGGCGGGCTTTATAGAGTCGTTAAAGATATTCCGCATTATACTTTGGCATCGGGCGATCCATTAAGATTAACGGGCTTAAATAAAGTCGGACTTGAGCGTGCAGGCTTTACAAGTGAGACCCGCAAAGAAATCTATAAATTTTACCGCTGGCTTTATCGAAAAGATTCAAGATTTACGGACTCGCTCAATCACGCAATAAAGCATAAATCAGAATATATTCCCGAAATTTGCCATATTATAGAATTCTACGAGGGCACAAAAAGGGGTGTAACATTCTGGGGCGTTTAA